The Achromobacter deleyi region CGGCTCATGGCATTGGGTGCGGCCGGACGGGTACGCCGTCGCGGTCGTGACCTACGACAACGGCGCCGACGATTTCGAAGAGGGGCTGACGCGCGGCCCGTGGCAGGGCGGCATGGCCTATTACGACAAGCAGCTCAACCGGGTGCTGGCCACGCCTTATGACTGGGTGGACCGGTACAGCGGCGGCCTGGCGGCCGTGTGCAAGGGTTGCCGGCTGGAGCGTACGCCGGACGGCGAACACAGCTACGTCGTGGGCGGAGACTGGGGCGCCATCGACCGGCAGGGACGGCTTGTGCTGCCCCTGCGGCCGGATGCGGCCTCCCTGCATGGCGAGATCGAAGCGGCGCGCGGCGCCGCCGCTCCCGCCTTGCGGTAAGGCCGCCTCAATCCAAGACAATCGGCGTTATCCGCCCGCCAGCAGTTTTCCCAGCGTTGCCATGCCTTGCTCCATGTCGGCATTCCACGGATGCCCGTGGTTCAGGCGCAGGAAATTCCCGAAGCCGCCGGACGATGAAAACAGGGGGCCAGGCGCAATGCTGATGCCGTGGTCCAGCGCGGCGCGGTGCACCTTGAGCGTGTCGATATGCGCCGGCAATTCCACCCAGACGAAGTATCCGCCGGCCGGCCGCGTGGCGCGCGTGCCCTTGGGGAAGTAGCGCGCAATGGCCTGCAGCAGTTCGCCCTGCTGCAAAGCCAGCGCCTGGCGGAACTGCCGCAGATGGCGGTCGAACCCGCCTTTCTCCAGGTAGGCCGCGATGGCGGCCTGGGTGGGGGCGGCGGTGGCCAGGCTGGTGGTCAGCTTGTTGCGCATGATCTTGCGCGTGTAGCGGCCGCCGGCCACCCAGCCCACGCGGTAGCCCGGCGCCAGCGTCTTGGAGAATGAGGAGCAGTGCATCACGATGCCTTCCGTGTCGAAGGCCTTGGCGGGCCGCGGCCGGGTTTCGCCGAAATACAGCTCGCCGTACACGTCGTCCTCGATCAGCGCGACGTCGTGCCGCGTCAGCAGCTTGACCAGCGCTTCCTTTTTCTCGTCGGGCATCAGGCTGC contains the following coding sequences:
- a CDS encoding WG repeat-containing protein; this encodes MLIAALLSALALASGNAADYDLPCFYADQGSGGSLEQAAHCARVAGDSVEFRPQVLARMDFEGDGLSPATANGSWHWVRPDGYAVAVVTYDNGADDFEEGLTRGPWQGGMAYYDKQLNRVLATPYDWVDRYSGGLAAVCKGCRLERTPDGEHSYVVGGDWGAIDRQGRLVLPLRPDAASLHGEIEAARGAAAPALR